The nucleotide sequence ATCGCTCGACGCCCGCCATAATGATATTCCTGATCCAATCGGTCCAGGGGTTTGCCTTCATTGCCTTCAGCCGGGATATTGAGCTGTTCAAAAATATATTCTGCCGGGATGCCGGTGCTGTTGGCAATATAGCGCACACTCATCCAGGGTCGAATATCTTCTTTTAAGCCGGTAGCGACCGGATTGGCCTGATATTTTAGGATGGCGGTCTTCACCTTTTCTAAAATGGGAGGGTTATGATCCTCGGTGGGGCGGCCAAAATCATATTTCCGGTTGAGCTGGCCCAGCGTTTCATTACTATTGCGCTGCTCAAAGGGAATACCAAGCTCGGCAAAAAGGTATTCCTGCGGCACGGCGTAGGCCACGGCAATAAACCGGAGGGTCATCCAGGGCCGAATAGCCTCCACATCAGCCGTGCCTAAATCTAGCCCTTGCTCCTGAATGTATTGCATGGCCCGGAAGGAGCGGTAAGAGCGCATGCCAAAATACACCACCAGCACCACACCAATCATAACCAGCATAATCGCCAAAATTTGTAATTTGGTGAGAGATTTAAAAAAAGCAATCATCGCCTTTTTCACCCGAATTAATCCAGACCGCAAAGGTTACAAAAACCTTTGCGATCTTCATTCCGCGCGTCTTTTTTGACCATACCTGGTAATCATACTGATTTTTATCAGCATACCAAAAAAATGTGGAGAAATTGTTGAGAAATAGTGGGAATTGGTAAAAACTATGGCGATTTCAGGTTCCAGGGATTCGGTGCCAATCACTTTGACCAGCGCATCGTCATAATCTTTGAATCCAAAAAGGGTGTAATGGTAAAAATCGGCGTAAAACCAGTGGAATAACGGTGATCAAAACAGAAAGAATACGGCCGCTATCCAAAGATAAACGGTGGTGATTTTTAGTTTGGTGACATCATTCATCTGCCTTACCCCTAATCAATAAAAAACCTCTACCGGTTCAAAATACGGTACAACCAACTTGACTGCAACGCAATCGCTTCTTCGGGGCACATTTCATTATTTATTGTTCAAGCCAACTGACGGTATATTCAGTCAGGTCGTCCGGTTTCTCCAGGTTGGGTTCACGGATTTCCCATTTGCCCGGCAAGCCAAGTTCATTGGCAGCCAGTTCAAAGTGACACATGGCAATGCCCATATCCAAACGCTGTATATCGGCGACGTTCAACAACCACCTATTTCTTTTGGCGTAGCCCGGCGAGCGCTGTAAATAAAAGTGCCAACAATGGCCGTCTTTAACAATTCGCCACGGCTGCCGGTTTGAGGCAGACGGTCCCAGGCGCACCATTTCCAGCGGAACAGCGTAAGCCCCGGCCACTTCAGGCGTAATCGGCGTGCCAAATGTTTTTTCAAAAAACATTGTTTCAGCCGGCCGTCGGCTTTCTGCCTTGGCGCGCCGACGAACGAACGAATCGAAGAGACGCGGTTTGGGCGCGATGTAGCCAATAGAAGTGACCGCCGGCACAGATTCGCCATTCATTAGCTCAATCTTCTGGGCAAAGCGACTCTTGGTGAACGTCCCGCCCAGCCAACAAGTGCCCAGACCGATGTCGGTGGCGAAGATGATGATGCGCTCCATCAAGTAACCAAAATCTTCCAGATTCTGGTTGGCCTCACCCACCGCCCCAATAACGAATCCCGTGGCCCCTTTGATAAAGCCGTAAGTGCCCAGGCTTTTGAGGGCTTTGCGATCGTGTTCTGTGGCAGTGGCCAGGGCAAACCGTACCGGAGCGCCAAAGGGACCAACTTGAGACAAAGCGATGAAATTGGTCAACAACTCTCTCTTTTCTTGGGCAATCGGTTGGTTAAGATAACTACGACAGGAGAAGCGTTGTTGGATTAATTCGGCGACGGGTTTGCTGTATAACATTGTTCTATCTCCATTTTTGCCAGGAATGAATATTCATTCCGTGAAATTTATAAAAAAATTAGCGCCGGAGCGCCTGCCAGCAAACTTTTTCTACCAGGTCAATTAATGCCGGGGTCAAATCAACCTGGCCTTGCCAGTAAACCTTCATCATAGCCATTAAAACGCCCTGGGTAATGGCCAGCAATATTTCTACCGGCATATCTTTTATCATCTGTGCCTGGCGCGCCCGGTCATAAAAATCCAGCAGCGGAGCCGAGATTTGTTGGTTCAGAGCTTGGCTCTTTTGATCCAGGTAAGGGGCGTGGTGGTGCAGTTCCAGAAACTTCATGGCGGTGGGGTATTGCCGCGCAAATTCAACCTGCCGCCGCCAGCCCTCCCGGAACATTTGGCGGGGAGGTATATCGGCGGGAAAATCGGCAAACGTGGCCTGAAACATTTCTTCTTTCCATTTTTGATACAGCGCGTTTACCAGGGCCTCTTTGCTTTCAAAATAACGGTAAATGGTGCCCGCTCCCACCCCGGCCCGTTCGGCAATAAGGGGCACCGGCGTGCCGTAGAAGCCTCGCTCGGCAAACAAGACCAGGGCTGCGTCCAGGATAGCCTCTTTTTTATCCATAAATGCTACTGTCAATTCTGTTAAAATACGTTATCGGAATGAATATTCATTCCGATAATATCGTTGTTTAGTAACTACTAAGCCATAAGGCTAAAAGCCGAAATTATAACGCTACTCTAATCAAAATCAAAGGTAAATCAAATCTTTTTGATGTAAGCTTGTCCTTATGAGCCTACTATGCCTTGAGCGAAACTGCCAGCAACTGGAAAAGCTGGACCAAACGAGTCTAATCGAGCTTATCTTGACGATGCAGCAACAATTGGCTGACCAAGATGACTTGATTCAAAGGTTATCTGACCAGGTGGCGGTACAACAGGCTCTGATCCAAACGTTGCGGGATCAATTGGCCAAAGACAGCCACAATAGCAGTAAGCCTCCCAGCAGTGATGGTCTGAAAAAGCGCAGAACGAGCAGTTTGCGTCAGAAGGGGCGGCGTCAGAAGGGCGGTCAACCTGGACACCAGGGGAACACCCTGAAAATGGTTGCCGAACCAGACCATGTGGAACCGCACCCGGTCAACAGTTGTCCGCATTGCCAAACAGACCTGTCGAACATAGCCCCTGGGGGTTATGAGAAACGACAAGTATTCGATGTGCCCCCAGTGAGCCTCGAAGTCACCGAACATCAGGCGGAAATCAAGCAGTGTCCCGCCTGTGGTCAACAGGTAAAAGGCGAGTTTCCGGGGCACGTCACCCAACCGGTTCAGTATGGGCCACGTCTGAAAGCGCAAGCCAGCTACTTGAACAACTACCACTTCATTCCCCTGGCCCGGACGGAAGAATTGTTGACCGATTTCTATGGGCAAGCCCCTGCTGAACCGGTGATCATTGAAGCGAACAAGCAACTGGCCCAACAGACCGAACCCAGTCGGGTCAGGATCAAACAACAACTCATTGCCGCTGGGGTGGCTGGTTTCGATGAAAGTGGTCTCCGGGTCGAAGGTCAGTTACAATGGCTGCATGTGGTCAGTACCCCGGAACTAACCCTCTATCATGTCCACCGCAAGCGAGGACAGGAAGGCATGGAAGCGGGTGGGGTTTTACCTCAGTTCCAGGGTGGCGCCGTCCATGACCATTGGTCCCCCTACCTGAAGTTCGACAACTGCCAGCATTATTGCTGCAATGCCCATCACCTGCGCGAACTGCAATTTATCCTGGAACAATATCAGCAAACATGGGCAGCGGAGATGAGCCAATTGTTACTGAACATCAAGACCGAAGTTGAAGACACGCCGTCACCAGCCATGAGTTTACCCCCACCGCGCCTGGCCCATTATGAAGACCAGTACGACAAACTCATTGCCAAAGGACTGGCGGCCAATCCTTCACCCGACACCCCACCTCCGAAAAAGCGCGGACGACCGAAGCAGCCCCCACCCAAGAATTTGCTTGACCGCTTACAAACGCACAAATCAGGCGTCTTGGCTTTTATGTATGACTTCCGCGTTCCTTTTGATAACAATCTGGCCGAACGCGATGTCAGAATGGTAAAGGTCAAACAGAAGGTTTCCGGCACCTTCCGTACGCAGGCTGGTGCAGATAACTTCTGTGCGATCCGCTCTTACATCTCAACGGTACGCAAACACAAACGT is from Anaerolineae bacterium and encodes:
- a CDS encoding nitroreductase encodes the protein MLYSKPVAELIQQRFSCRSYLNQPIAQEKRELLTNFIALSQVGPFGAPVRFALATATEHDRKALKSLGTYGFIKGATGFVIGAVGEANQNLEDFGYLMERIIIFATDIGLGTCWLGGTFTKSRFAQKIELMNGESVPAVTSIGYIAPKPRLFDSFVRRRAKAESRRPAETMFFEKTFGTPITPEVAGAYAVPLEMVRLGPSASNRQPWRIVKDGHCWHFYLQRSPGYAKRNRWLLNVADIQRLDMGIAMCHFELAANELGLPGKWEIREPNLEKPDDLTEYTVSWLEQ
- a CDS encoding IS66 family transposase, which produces MTMQQQLADQDDLIQRLSDQVAVQQALIQTLRDQLAKDSHNSSKPPSSDGLKKRRTSSLRQKGRRQKGGQPGHQGNTLKMVAEPDHVEPHPVNSCPHCQTDLSNIAPGGYEKRQVFDVPPVSLEVTEHQAEIKQCPACGQQVKGEFPGHVTQPVQYGPRLKAQASYLNNYHFIPLARTEELLTDFYGQAPAEPVIIEANKQLAQQTEPSRVRIKQQLIAAGVAGFDESGLRVEGQLQWLHVVSTPELTLYHVHRKRGQEGMEAGGVLPQFQGGAVHDHWSPYLKFDNCQHYCCNAHHLRELQFILEQYQQTWAAEMSQLLLNIKTEVEDTPSPAMSLPPPRLAHYEDQYDKLIAKGLAANPSPDTPPPKKRGRPKQPPPKNLLDRLQTHKSGVLAFMYDFRVPFDNNLAERDVRMVKVKQKVSGTFRTQAGADNFCAIRSYISTVRKHKRNVIEAIYDAFVGQPFIPSEGTA
- a CDS encoding TetR/AcrR family transcriptional regulator — encoded protein: MDKKEAILDAALVLFAERGFYGTPVPLIAERAGVGAGTIYRYFESKEALVNALYQKWKEEMFQATFADFPADIPPRQMFREGWRRQVEFARQYPTAMKFLELHHHAPYLDQKSQALNQQISAPLLDFYDRARQAQMIKDMPVEILLAITQGVLMAMMKVYWQGQVDLTPALIDLVEKVCWQALRR